A stretch of DNA from Gimesia chilikensis:
CTTTGACCTGCTCTATGAAGAATATCATCTCCGGCGGCAGAACGGTTTTGATGTCGATCCCGACGAATACCTGGGCTACCTCCCCACGGGTAGTCCACAACTGCAGCAACTCTTCGATCTGGATCATGCCTACCAGACCACCAGTCTATTCCACAAGACCCGACCTCAGACATGGCATCAGTTTCAGCCCGGACAGACGGTAGATGATTTTGATCTGCTGACCCTGCTCGGTCAGGGTGCATTTGCCCGTGTCTTCCAGGCACGCCAGAATTCGATGCAGCGTCTGGTCGCTTTGAAAATCTCGGAGGATTCCAGCGACGAACCACAGACCCTGGCTCAGTTCGACCACGAAAATATCGTGCGAGTGTTTGACCAGCGCATCCTTCCCGATGAAAAACTGCGTCTGTTGTATATGCAATATCTGCCGGGAGGCACTCTGCAGTCGGTGATTGAACTGATTCGCAAAACCGCGCCCGCAGAACGTTCGGGCAGCCTGCTGGTTTCCGCCCTGAATCAGTCACTGGAATTACGGGGAGAAAGCCGACCGACCGAATCGGTCACCTACCAGACCCTGAATTCACTCACCTGGCCCGAGACGATCTGCTGGATCGGCATCCGGCTGGCCAAAGCGCTGGACTATGCCCATCAGAAAGGGGTCCTGCACCGCGACATCAAGCCTGCGAATGTGCTGCTGACTGCGGAGGGGGTTCCCAAACTGGCCGACTTTAATATCAGCTTCAGCTCGCATGTGACAGGGACGACGCCCGCCGCCTATTTCGGGGGCAGCCTGGCTTACATGTCGCCCGAACAGCTGGAAGCCTATGATCCCACGCATACACGTCTGCCCGAAAGCCTGGATGAGCGCAGCGATCTCTTTTCGCTGGGGCTGATGCTGGCCGAGTTGCTGACCGGAAAACGCCCCTTTGATAATCCTGCGATGACCGACAGCTGGTCCAGCCTACTCAGTCAGATGATCGAACAACGTAAAGCCGGTCAGAGTCTGCAGGCAGCTCCTCAGCACCTGCCCCCCGATTGCCCCGAGCATCTGATTACCGTGCTTCAGAAATGCCTGGCTCCCGATCCTGCAGAGCGGTGGAGCTCGGGCCAGGAACTGGCCAGCCAGCTCGAATTATGCCTGAATCCACGTGCCCAGCAGATCCTGTTTCCTTCATCGAAAAGCTGGTTTACCCGTTGCACCGGTTGTGAAGTGCTGATCGTGATTTTGATTGTCGCGATACCGAATATCCTGGCGGGACTGTTTAACTTTTTCCACAACCAGAAGCACATCATCGAGCAACTCAAAAATTCGCAGGATGCCTTCTGGAATATCCAGACCGCGATCAATTTGATCGCCTACCCGACCGGCCTCGGTCTAATGGGCTGGCTTACCTGGACACTGGTCAGAGAACGCCCCCCGAAAGGAGCTCCTGCGCAGCCCGCTGTGCCACCAGATACGATGTTGCAGAAACGTTGCCTGCGGCTCGGGCACTATGCGGCCCTGATCTGTACGACGCTCTGGATCATTGCAGGGATCGCCTACCCGGTGAGCATGCATTACGCCATCGGTTCGCTGCCGGTCTCTGCGTATCTGCATTTCCTGGGATCGCTGCTGCTCTGCGGTTTGATTGCCGCCAGTTATCCGTTTTTTGGCGTCACGTATTTCAGCCTGCATACGATTTATCCGCAGCTGATCGAACGGGCTGATTTCAGTCAGCAATCTCCTGAGCCGCTGGAGCGACTCAAGAAATTGAGCTGGGTCTATCTGATCCTGGCGTTCCTGGTGCCGATGCTCAGTATCGCCGCCCTGGCGATATTAAACCTGGATGACAAACTCGCCATCGTGCTGATTACGGTCGCAGGCACACTGGGAGCGGTCAGTATCTTTCGCGTCTTCCAGTCGCTTCAGGCTGACCTGGATGCGCTCATCACGCTTTACTCCCGAAACCAGCGCGGTCCACAGTCGGCTTCGCTCTCCGGAATCAACTGAAAGACCTGCTTACCGCTGCAGACTGGAGAAGATTCCGCCTCCATGGTAGGGAGCCCGATCCGCCAGCAGTTCTTCGAGTCGCAGCAGCTGGTTGTATTTGGCCAGGCGTTCGCTACGTCCCACGGAGCCCACCTTCAGCTGACCGGCACCGGTCGCCACGACCAGGTCGGCGATAGTGGTATCTTCGGTTTCTCCACTGCGTGCTGAGACGA
This window harbors:
- a CDS encoding serine/threonine-protein kinase; translated protein: MSEATPGLESTESQLALDALTEAMEQFVSDWESAEEPPELRAYLSQTQPAPVFLLSELIKIDLEYRWQRFNFPKRLQEYLEEFPELQTASLPFDLLYEEYHLRRQNGFDVDPDEYLGYLPTGSPQLQQLFDLDHAYQTTSLFHKTRPQTWHQFQPGQTVDDFDLLTLLGQGAFARVFQARQNSMQRLVALKISEDSSDEPQTLAQFDHENIVRVFDQRILPDEKLRLLYMQYLPGGTLQSVIELIRKTAPAERSGSLLVSALNQSLELRGESRPTESVTYQTLNSLTWPETICWIGIRLAKALDYAHQKGVLHRDIKPANVLLTAEGVPKLADFNISFSSHVTGTTPAAYFGGSLAYMSPEQLEAYDPTHTRLPESLDERSDLFSLGLMLAELLTGKRPFDNPAMTDSWSSLLSQMIEQRKAGQSLQAAPQHLPPDCPEHLITVLQKCLAPDPAERWSSGQELASQLELCLNPRAQQILFPSSKSWFTRCTGCEVLIVILIVAIPNILAGLFNFFHNQKHIIEQLKNSQDAFWNIQTAINLIAYPTGLGLMGWLTWTLVRERPPKGAPAQPAVPPDTMLQKRCLRLGHYAALICTTLWIIAGIAYPVSMHYAIGSLPVSAYLHFLGSLLLCGLIAASYPFFGVTYFSLHTIYPQLIERADFSQQSPEPLERLKKLSWVYLILAFLVPMLSIAALAILNLDDKLAIVLITVAGTLGAVSIFRVFQSLQADLDALITLYSRNQRGPQSASLSGIN